From a single Xyrauchen texanus isolate HMW12.3.18 chromosome 26, RBS_HiC_50CHRs, whole genome shotgun sequence genomic region:
- the LOC127619901 gene encoding rho family-interacting cell polarization regulator 2-like isoform X1, which yields MQSKRREEGMAFSDITEADLNELMREEAEDVFDYGVSSRFPDIMAAGTHSPGGPNGIIRSQSFAGFSTLQERRSRCNSFMGNSAVQKKPISKPRKPHLSGHKSSSSSREPQPKRVEEVYGALKQGLDEYLEVHQTELDKLTSLMKDMKRNSRLGVLYDLDKQIKTIERYMRRLEFHMSKVDELYEGFCIQSRLRDGASKMKQAFTASPSTRGTRESLSEVNRRYKEYTENMSTFEGELENLLGEFHIKMKGLAGFARLCPGDQYEIFMRYGRQRWKLKGRIEANSKQSWDGEEMIFMPLITDLINIKVTELKGLATHILVGSVICETKDLFTAMPQVVAVDVNDLGTIKLNLEVAWSPFDVEDLTLSSGNVSKATALQRRVSVYSQGTPETPTFQDNSFFSTLPDDVFENEGVAECKRLSFTFSDTSTSSSVPIQLNPEIKVTPPETDPPSELSPSSEEDGGEEAEESCSVRESVASANEPDLEWDLVEGQGPSTGSEAHSLCSESQLSAVGPEDVVFLESNVPDEDLELKPVELDGEEGSLTRQLVRRLTSSDMLPEAGTLSWEGGGSRAFLESSLEEAIQSLLMQLESLGQRCGELQDLEQEVMRLEDLLKCRVPTHRSRSSSLSLTVESALESFDFLNTSDFDDDDTGDDAGTLSRSVFFDMESERIGPGQHPEARGHLSEALTEDTGVGNSVAGSPLPLTTGNENLDVAIVIHLQYCNHLIQLLDSGGSPSQHKAYLHKLATQTVLLEELSEKNLDRSGCFTTASDVLPGLAEQPALMSLWSDFSGGMFYTTLDRVFKQMHLRFALPLQEIPPHSPDSVIRMVVSEMVDRRELASSPCPSTSSLAQDVLSVFQFHRYTVEHNITDMEQHLLDLAKEIMFAEALSCGDTKLALKQLQDVSFTSLQPRPQTLGAVAGLLTSDDPDLSKAATAFLSSAASHKPFRSKALNCYTQALSEAGLHKPRAACAALSCLQAVESIDAVVSLCDSADEELHQVAIETLLTFGEEGRLAYEQLDTVPREMVRLGTRRGNTVTTTF from the exons GAGTGTCGTCCCGCTTCCCAGACATCATGGCTGCTGGCACTCACTCTCCTGGAGGGCCCAATGGCATCATCAGGAGCCAGTCATTCGCTGGATTCAGCACGCTGCAGGAGCGACGCTCACG GTGTAACTCCTTCATGGGGAACTCAGCAGTGCAGAAGAAGCCAATCTCAAAGCCAAGGAAGCCCCATCTGTCCGGGCACAAGTCCAGCAGCAGCTCACGAGAGCCGCAGCCCAAAAGAGTGGAAGAAGTTTACGGAGCCCTCAAACAAGGCCTGGA TGAGTATCTGGAGGTGCATCAAACAGAGCTGGATAAACTCACTTCCCTCATGAAGGACATGAAGAGAAACTCCAGACTG GGTGTGCTGTATGATCTGGACAAG CAAATTAAGACTATAGAGAGATACATGCGACGACTGGAGTTCCACATGAGTAAG GTTGATGAGCTGTATGAGGGGTTTTGTATTCAAAGCCGGTTACGTGATGGGGCCAGTAAGATGAAACAGGCATTCACTGCTTCACCCTCCACTAGAGGCACACGTGAGAGCCTGTCCGAGGTCAACCGCAGATATAAAGAGTATACAGAG AACATGAGCACTTTTGAGGGTGAGCTGGAGAACCTGCTGGGAGAGTTTCATATCAAAATGAAAG GATTGGCTGGCTTTGCCAGGCTTTGTCCCGGTGATCAATATGAG ATTTTCATGAGATACGGCAGACAAAGATGGAAACTGAAGGGGAGGATCGAAGCAAACTCCAAACAGAGTTGGGATGGAGAGGAGATGATCTTTATGCCCCTCATTACAGACCTCATCAACATCAAG GTGACAGAGTTGAAGGGGTTGGCCACTCATATCCTAGTGGGCAGTGTGATCTGTGAAACCAAGGACCTGTTCACCGCTATGCCTCAGGTGGTTGCTGTAGATGTCAATGACCTGGGAACCATTAAACTTAACCTGGAGGTCGCCTGGTC TCCATTTGATGTGGAGGACCTGACCCTGTCCTCAGGAAATGTGAGCAAAGCCACCGCCCTGCAGAGACGAGTGTCTGTGTACAGCCAAGGCACACCTGAGACACCCACTTTCCAGGACAACTCTTTCTTT TCCACTTTACCTGATGACGTCTTTGAGAACGAAGGTGTTGCAGAGTGCAAACGCCTGTCTTTCACCTTCTCAGACACCTCCACTTCAAGCTCCGTCCCCATCCAATTAAACCCTGAGATCAAAGTCACACCCCCTGAGACAGACCCGCCCTCTGAGTTGAGCCCCTCCTCTGAGGAAGATGGGGGTGAGGAAGCAGAAGAGAGCTGCAGTGTGAGAGAAAGTGTGGCCAGTGCTAATGAACCAGACCTGGAGTGGGATCTGGTTGAGGGCCAGGGGCCCAGCACAGGCTCCGAGGCCCACTCTCTGTGCTCTGAGAGTCAGCTTTCTGCAGTGGGACCAGAGGATGTGGTGTTCCTGGAGTCCAATGTGCCTGATGAAGACTTGGAGCTGAAGCCTGTGGAGCTAGATGGGGAAGAAGGCAGTCTGACGAGGCAGCTGGTGAGGAGGCTGACCTCGTCTGACATGCTGCCCGAGGCTGGAACTCTGAGCTGGGAGGGAGGGGGCAGCAGGGCATTCCTGGAGAGCAGCCTGGAGGAGGCTATTCAATCCCTGCTAATGCAGCTGGAGAGCTTGGGCCAGCGCTGTGGGGAGCTACAAGACTTGGAGCAGGAGGTTATGAGACTTGAAGACCTGCTCAAG TGTCGGGTGCCTACACATAGGAGTCGTTCATCAAGTCTCAGTTTGACTGTGGAAAGCGCTCTGGAAAGTTTTGACTTCCTCAACACCTCTGACTTTGATGACGATGACACAGGAGATGATGCTGGCACCCTCTCACGATCGGTTTTCTTTGACATGGAGTCAGAGAGAATCGG GCCAGGCCAGCATCCAGAAGCAAGAGGCCACCTGAGTGAAGCCCTGACAGAGGACACCGGTGTGGGGAACAGTGTGGCTGGCAGTCCCTTGCCTCTCACAACAGGAAATGAGAACCTAGACGTGGCTATCGTTATTCATCTACAATACTGCAATCACCTAATTCAG TTGTTGGACTCAGGAGGAAGTCCATCGCAGCATAAGGCATACCTGCACAAACTAGCAACCCAAACAGTCCTATTGGAGGAGCTCAGTGAGAAAAATCTTGACAGATCGGGCTGCTTTACCACGGCATCTGATG TGCTGCCTGGATTAGCGGAGCAGCCGGCGCTGATGTCTCTGTGGTCAGACTTCAGTGGTGGCATGTTCTATACTACACTGGACCGTGTATTTAAACAAATGCATCTCCGTTTTGCCTTACCACTGCAAGAGATTCCCCCTCATTCACCTGATTCAG TGATAAGGATGGTGGTGAGTGAGATGGTAGACAGGAGAGAGCTGGCCTCATCCCCGTGTCCATCAACGTCCTCTCTGGCACAGGATGTGCTCAGCGTTTTTCAGTTTCATAGATACACCGTTGAACACAAtatcacagacatggagcaacacCTGCTGGATTTAGCCAAAGAGA TCATGTTTGCAGAGGCCCTCAGCTGTGGTGATACAAAGCTTGCTCTCAAGCAGCTACAGGATGTGTCCTTCACCTCTCTCCAGCCCCGCCCTCAAACCCTGGGGGCTGTTGCTGGACTGCTGACCTCTGATGACCCTGACCTGAGCAAGGCTGCTACAGCCTTCCTGTCCTCTGCTGCCTCACACAAGCCCTTCAGATCAAAG GCTTTGAATTGTTACACACAAGCCTTATCAGAAGCAGGGTTACACAAACCAAGAGCTGCATGTGCTGCTCTTAGCTGCCTGCAG GCTGTGGAGAGCATTGATGCTGTGGTGTCATTGTGTGACTCAGCAGATGAAGAACTACACCAGGTTGCCATAGAAACCCTCCTCACTTTTG
- the LOC127619901 gene encoding rho family-interacting cell polarization regulator 2-like isoform X2 codes for MEVNSSSKFTWIKFSLSSGVSSRFPDIMAAGTHSPGGPNGIIRSQSFAGFSTLQERRSRCNSFMGNSAVQKKPISKPRKPHLSGHKSSSSSREPQPKRVEEVYGALKQGLDEYLEVHQTELDKLTSLMKDMKRNSRLGVLYDLDKQIKTIERYMRRLEFHMSKVDELYEGFCIQSRLRDGASKMKQAFTASPSTRGTRESLSEVNRRYKEYTENMSTFEGELENLLGEFHIKMKGLAGFARLCPGDQYEIFMRYGRQRWKLKGRIEANSKQSWDGEEMIFMPLITDLINIKVTELKGLATHILVGSVICETKDLFTAMPQVVAVDVNDLGTIKLNLEVAWSPFDVEDLTLSSGNVSKATALQRRVSVYSQGTPETPTFQDNSFFSTLPDDVFENEGVAECKRLSFTFSDTSTSSSVPIQLNPEIKVTPPETDPPSELSPSSEEDGGEEAEESCSVRESVASANEPDLEWDLVEGQGPSTGSEAHSLCSESQLSAVGPEDVVFLESNVPDEDLELKPVELDGEEGSLTRQLVRRLTSSDMLPEAGTLSWEGGGSRAFLESSLEEAIQSLLMQLESLGQRCGELQDLEQEVMRLEDLLKCRVPTHRSRSSSLSLTVESALESFDFLNTSDFDDDDTGDDAGTLSRSVFFDMESERIGPGQHPEARGHLSEALTEDTGVGNSVAGSPLPLTTGNENLDVAIVIHLQYCNHLIQLLDSGGSPSQHKAYLHKLATQTVLLEELSEKNLDRSGCFTTASDVLPGLAEQPALMSLWSDFSGGMFYTTLDRVFKQMHLRFALPLQEIPPHSPDSVIRMVVSEMVDRRELASSPCPSTSSLAQDVLSVFQFHRYTVEHNITDMEQHLLDLAKEIMFAEALSCGDTKLALKQLQDVSFTSLQPRPQTLGAVAGLLTSDDPDLSKAATAFLSSAASHKPFRSKALNCYTQALSEAGLHKPRAACAALSCLQAVESIDAVVSLCDSADEELHQVAIETLLTFGEEGRLAYEQLDTVPREMVRLGTRRGNTVTTTF; via the exons GAGTGTCGTCCCGCTTCCCAGACATCATGGCTGCTGGCACTCACTCTCCTGGAGGGCCCAATGGCATCATCAGGAGCCAGTCATTCGCTGGATTCAGCACGCTGCAGGAGCGACGCTCACG GTGTAACTCCTTCATGGGGAACTCAGCAGTGCAGAAGAAGCCAATCTCAAAGCCAAGGAAGCCCCATCTGTCCGGGCACAAGTCCAGCAGCAGCTCACGAGAGCCGCAGCCCAAAAGAGTGGAAGAAGTTTACGGAGCCCTCAAACAAGGCCTGGA TGAGTATCTGGAGGTGCATCAAACAGAGCTGGATAAACTCACTTCCCTCATGAAGGACATGAAGAGAAACTCCAGACTG GGTGTGCTGTATGATCTGGACAAG CAAATTAAGACTATAGAGAGATACATGCGACGACTGGAGTTCCACATGAGTAAG GTTGATGAGCTGTATGAGGGGTTTTGTATTCAAAGCCGGTTACGTGATGGGGCCAGTAAGATGAAACAGGCATTCACTGCTTCACCCTCCACTAGAGGCACACGTGAGAGCCTGTCCGAGGTCAACCGCAGATATAAAGAGTATACAGAG AACATGAGCACTTTTGAGGGTGAGCTGGAGAACCTGCTGGGAGAGTTTCATATCAAAATGAAAG GATTGGCTGGCTTTGCCAGGCTTTGTCCCGGTGATCAATATGAG ATTTTCATGAGATACGGCAGACAAAGATGGAAACTGAAGGGGAGGATCGAAGCAAACTCCAAACAGAGTTGGGATGGAGAGGAGATGATCTTTATGCCCCTCATTACAGACCTCATCAACATCAAG GTGACAGAGTTGAAGGGGTTGGCCACTCATATCCTAGTGGGCAGTGTGATCTGTGAAACCAAGGACCTGTTCACCGCTATGCCTCAGGTGGTTGCTGTAGATGTCAATGACCTGGGAACCATTAAACTTAACCTGGAGGTCGCCTGGTC TCCATTTGATGTGGAGGACCTGACCCTGTCCTCAGGAAATGTGAGCAAAGCCACCGCCCTGCAGAGACGAGTGTCTGTGTACAGCCAAGGCACACCTGAGACACCCACTTTCCAGGACAACTCTTTCTTT TCCACTTTACCTGATGACGTCTTTGAGAACGAAGGTGTTGCAGAGTGCAAACGCCTGTCTTTCACCTTCTCAGACACCTCCACTTCAAGCTCCGTCCCCATCCAATTAAACCCTGAGATCAAAGTCACACCCCCTGAGACAGACCCGCCCTCTGAGTTGAGCCCCTCCTCTGAGGAAGATGGGGGTGAGGAAGCAGAAGAGAGCTGCAGTGTGAGAGAAAGTGTGGCCAGTGCTAATGAACCAGACCTGGAGTGGGATCTGGTTGAGGGCCAGGGGCCCAGCACAGGCTCCGAGGCCCACTCTCTGTGCTCTGAGAGTCAGCTTTCTGCAGTGGGACCAGAGGATGTGGTGTTCCTGGAGTCCAATGTGCCTGATGAAGACTTGGAGCTGAAGCCTGTGGAGCTAGATGGGGAAGAAGGCAGTCTGACGAGGCAGCTGGTGAGGAGGCTGACCTCGTCTGACATGCTGCCCGAGGCTGGAACTCTGAGCTGGGAGGGAGGGGGCAGCAGGGCATTCCTGGAGAGCAGCCTGGAGGAGGCTATTCAATCCCTGCTAATGCAGCTGGAGAGCTTGGGCCAGCGCTGTGGGGAGCTACAAGACTTGGAGCAGGAGGTTATGAGACTTGAAGACCTGCTCAAG TGTCGGGTGCCTACACATAGGAGTCGTTCATCAAGTCTCAGTTTGACTGTGGAAAGCGCTCTGGAAAGTTTTGACTTCCTCAACACCTCTGACTTTGATGACGATGACACAGGAGATGATGCTGGCACCCTCTCACGATCGGTTTTCTTTGACATGGAGTCAGAGAGAATCGG GCCAGGCCAGCATCCAGAAGCAAGAGGCCACCTGAGTGAAGCCCTGACAGAGGACACCGGTGTGGGGAACAGTGTGGCTGGCAGTCCCTTGCCTCTCACAACAGGAAATGAGAACCTAGACGTGGCTATCGTTATTCATCTACAATACTGCAATCACCTAATTCAG TTGTTGGACTCAGGAGGAAGTCCATCGCAGCATAAGGCATACCTGCACAAACTAGCAACCCAAACAGTCCTATTGGAGGAGCTCAGTGAGAAAAATCTTGACAGATCGGGCTGCTTTACCACGGCATCTGATG TGCTGCCTGGATTAGCGGAGCAGCCGGCGCTGATGTCTCTGTGGTCAGACTTCAGTGGTGGCATGTTCTATACTACACTGGACCGTGTATTTAAACAAATGCATCTCCGTTTTGCCTTACCACTGCAAGAGATTCCCCCTCATTCACCTGATTCAG TGATAAGGATGGTGGTGAGTGAGATGGTAGACAGGAGAGAGCTGGCCTCATCCCCGTGTCCATCAACGTCCTCTCTGGCACAGGATGTGCTCAGCGTTTTTCAGTTTCATAGATACACCGTTGAACACAAtatcacagacatggagcaacacCTGCTGGATTTAGCCAAAGAGA TCATGTTTGCAGAGGCCCTCAGCTGTGGTGATACAAAGCTTGCTCTCAAGCAGCTACAGGATGTGTCCTTCACCTCTCTCCAGCCCCGCCCTCAAACCCTGGGGGCTGTTGCTGGACTGCTGACCTCTGATGACCCTGACCTGAGCAAGGCTGCTACAGCCTTCCTGTCCTCTGCTGCCTCACACAAGCCCTTCAGATCAAAG GCTTTGAATTGTTACACACAAGCCTTATCAGAAGCAGGGTTACACAAACCAAGAGCTGCATGTGCTGCTCTTAGCTGCCTGCAG GCTGTGGAGAGCATTGATGCTGTGGTGTCATTGTGTGACTCAGCAGATGAAGAACTACACCAGGTTGCCATAGAAACCCTCCTCACTTTTG